The Brachionichthys hirsutus isolate HB-005 chromosome 1, CSIRO-AGI_Bhir_v1, whole genome shotgun sequence genome has a window encoding:
- the rhcga gene encoding rh family, C glycoprotein a, producing MGNCCDFFNRQKDTNMRISLPAVCFVWQIAMIVLFGVFIRYDEESDTRWIEFRREHNITSDIENDFYFRYPSFQDVHVMIFVGFGFLMTFMRRYSFGGVGFTFLIAAFGLQWALLMQGWFHSLDFTTGKIHIGVESLINADFCCAGSLIAYGALLGKVSPVQLLVVTLFGVTLFAVEEYIILTLLHCRDAGGSMVIHAFGGYYGLAISWVLYRPNLHLSKRLSVSTYHSDVFAMIGTLFLWMFWPSFNSAITDHGDGQHRAAINTYIALASSVLTSVAISSMFQKRGKLDMIHIQNATLAGGVAMGTSAEFLITPYGSLIVGFCCGIISTFGYVRVTPFLEKYLKLQDTCGIHNLHAVPGMLGGFIGAIVAAAASEEVYGREGLINTFDFEGDFADRSPGTQGGFQAAGTCVAIAFGLVGGAIVGFILKFPIWGDPSDENCYDDEVYWEVPEEEESIPPILEYNNHMIHKHQDISESNFSVEES from the exons ATGGGGAACTGTTGTGATTTTTTCAACAGGCAAAAAGACACCAACATGCGTATCAGTTTGCCGGCTGTCTGCTTCGTCTGGCAGATCGCTATGATTGTGCTTTTTGGTGTTTTCATCCGATATGATGAGGAGTCAGATACACGCTGGATAGAGTTCAGAAGGGAACACAACATCACCAGTGATATTGAAAATGACTTCTACTTCCGCTACCCAA GCTTTCAGGATGTCCACGTCATGATCTTTGTTGGATTTGGTTTCCTAATGACCTTTATGAGACGCTACAGCTTCGGCGGCGTGGGATTCACCTTCCTGATTGCCGCCTTTGGTCTGCAGTGGGCTCTCCTCATGCAGGGCTGGTTCCACTCCCTCGACTTCACCACCGGAAAAATTCACATAGGAGTAGAGAG CCTGATCAATGCGGACTTCTGCTGTGCTGGCTCTCTGATTGCCTACGGCGCACTCCTGGGAAAAGTTAGTCCTGTCCAACTACTGGTTGTCACATTATTTGGCGTCACACTGTTTGCTGTAGAGGAATACATTATCCTGACCCTCCTTCAT TGCAGAGATGCTGGTGGCTCTATGGTCATTCATGCATTTGGAGGGTACTATGGTCTGGCCATCTCTTGGGTCCTCTACAGACCAAACCTGCACCTGAGCAAACGCCTCAGCGTATCTACCTACCACTCTGATGTATTTGCAATGATTG gTACCCTTTTCCTGTGGATGTTTTGGCCCAGTTTCAACTCGGCCATCACAGACCACGGTGACGGCCAGcacagagcagccattaacaccTACATTGCCTTGGCCTCCTCTGTGCTCACCAGTGTGGCTATCTCCAGTATGTTTCAAAAAAGAGGGAAGCTGGACATG ATCCATATTCAAAACGCCACACTGGCAGGTGGTGTTGCTATGGGAACATCAGCAGAGTTCTTGATCACTCCTTATGGCTCGCTGATTGTGGGTTTCTGCTGTGGCATCATCTCCACTTTCGGTTATGTCCGTGTCACG CCTTTCTTGGAGAAGTATTTGAAGCTTCAGGATACGTGCGGCATTCACAATCTGCACGCTGTACCTGGAATGCTCGGGGGCTTCATCGGTGCCATCGTTGCTGCAGCTGCCAGTGAAGAGGTCTACGGCCGTGAGGG GTTAATCAACACATTCGACTTCGAAGGAGATTTTGCAGACAGATCTCCAGGAACTCAGGGAGGCTTCCAGGCTGCCGGCACATGTGTCGCAATTGCATTCGGACTCGTTGGAGGGGCAATCGTGG gttttattttgaagttccCTATCTGGGGTGACCCCTCTGATGAAAACTGTTACGATGATGAGGTTTATTGGGAG gttcctgaggaggaggagagcatccCTCCCATCTTGGAGTACAACAACCACATGATACATAAGCACCAAGACAT ATCTGAGTCAAACTTCTCTGTGGAAGAAAGTTAA
- the LOC137913753 gene encoding RNA-binding motif, single-stranded-interacting protein 1-like, with translation MIFANPGHPLKTANRKQSYPMTPSSPSSSSNSSSTGLEQLSKTNLYIRGLPPATTDLDLVKLCHMYGKIQSAKAILDKTTNKCKGYGFVDFDSPAAALKAVHALKTSGIQAQMAKQQEQDPTNLYISNLPLSVDEKELENMLQPFGQVVSTRILRDYSGNSRGVGFARMDTTDQCNAVISHFNGKFIKIASGVLAPSQPLLCKFADSQRKKHAQSGFVPSGHTGDLRLGAMTLSYDPSSAAIQNGYYPSPYPVANRIMTVQPAMPPYVSPVSAYQLQSHSWVAHQPYIMQHPAAVMSPSVDPSMSLHPASMITQQMGQLSLGNTGAYISTNRGIQGAYMPQYPPLQTAPENGTPQQVDSSNTSSPYSQLSK, from the exons ATGATCTTTGCAAACCCAGGCCACCCGCTGAAGACAGCCAATCGTAAGCAG TCCTACCCCATGACTCCGTccagtcccagcagcagcagtaacagcagcagcacaggccTGGAGCAGCTCAGCAAAACCAACCTGTACATCCGTGGACTGCCCCCCGCTACTACCGACCTGGACCTGGTCAAACTCTGTCACAT GTATGGCAAGATTCAGTCAGCAAAGGCAATCCTGGACAAGACAACCAACAAATGCAAAG GTTACGGGTTCGTGGACTTCGACAGCCCGGCGGCCGCATTAAAAGCAGTGCATGCTCTGAAAACAAGCGGCATACAGGCACAGATGGCCAAG CAACAGGAGCAGGACCCCACCAATCTGTACATTTCCAATTTGCCTCTGTCTGTGGATGAGAAAGAGCTGGAGAACATGCTGCAGCCCTTCGGCCAGGTCGTCTCCACGCGGATCCTCCGGGACTACAGTGGCAACAGCCGAGGCGTGGGCTTCGCTAG GATGGACACGACAGATCAGTGTAACGCTGTCATCTCCCACTTTAATGGGAAATTTATCAAGATAGCTTCTGGAGTTCTGG ctccctctCAGCCATTGTTGTGTAAGTTTGCCGACAGTCAAAGGAAGAAACATGCGCAGAGCGGATTTGTTCCCAGTGGACATACAGGGGATCTAAGACTA GGTGCGATGACTCTTAGCTATGACCCCTCCTCAGCAGCGATCCAGAATGG GTACTATCCTTCTCCGTATCCAGTGGCCAACCGGATAATGACTGTGCAGCCTGCGATGCCTCCCTATGTGTCTCCAGTCTCTGCTTACCAG CTACAGAGCCATTCTTGGGTGGCACATCAGCCGTATATCATGCAGCACCCG GCTGCTGTGATGTCGCCCTCTGTGGATCCGTCCATGTCGCTGCACCCTGCGTCTATGATTACACAGCAGATGGGTCAGCTGTCACTGGGAAACACTGGAGCG TATATTTCAACTAATCGTGGCATCCAGGGAGCTTacatgcctcaatatcctccccTACAGACAGCACCT GAAAATGGAACTCCGCAGCAAGTGGACTCTTCCAACACCTCGTCTCCGTACAGTCAGCTCAGCAAGTGA
- the psmd14 gene encoding 26S proteasome non-ATPase regulatory subunit 14, which translates to MDRLLRLGGGMPGLGQGPPTDAPAVDTAEQVYISSLALLKMLKHGRAGVPMEVMGLMLGEFVDDYTVRVIDVFAMPQSGTGVSVEAVDPVFQAKMLDMLKQTSRPEMVVGWYHSHPGFGCWLSGVDINTQQSFEALSERAVAVVVDPIQSVKGKVVIDAFRLINANMMVLGHEPRQTTSNLGHLNKPSIQALIHGLNRHYYSITINYRKNELEQKMLLNLHKKSWMEGLTLQDYSEHCKLNETIVKEMLELAKNYNKAVEEEDKMTPEQLAIKNVGKQDPKRHLEEHVDVLMTSNIVQCLAAMLDTVVFQ; encoded by the exons ATGGATCGGTTGCTGAGGCTTGGAGGTGGAATGCCAGGGCTCGGCCAG GGCCCCCCAACAGATGCCCCTGCTGTAGATACTGCTGAGCAGGTGTACATCTCCTCCCTCGCCCTGCTCAAG ATGTTGAAGCACGGGCGTGCTGGCGTACCAATGGAGGTCATGGGACTGATGCTGGGAGAATTTGTTGATGATTACACCGTGCGTGTGATTGATGTTTTTGCCATGCCCCAGTCAGGAACG gGTGTGAGCGTTGAAGCAGTTGACCCTGTGTTTCAGGCCAAGATGTTGGACATGCTGAAGCAGACTAGCAG ACCGGAGATGGTTGTTGGCTGGTACCACAGTCACCCTGGTTTTGGCTGTTGGTTGTCTGGTGTCGACATCAACACGCAACAGAGCTTTGAGGCCTTATCGGAGCGTGCCGTTGCAGTTGTGGTCGATCCCATTCAGAGCGTTAAAGGAAAG gttGTCATTGATGCCTTCAGACTGATCAATGCCAACATGATGGTGCTGGGTCATGAACCAAGACAAACCACCTCCAACCTGGGACATCTTAACAAGCCGTCAATTCAG GCTCTGATTCATGGACTGAACCGACATTACTACTCCATCACCATCAATTACAGGAAGAACGAACTGGAACAAAAG ATGCTGTTGAATCTGCATAAGAAGAGCTGGATGGAGGGCCTGACCCTGCAGGACTACAGTGAGCACTGTAAGCTCAATGAGACCATTGTCAAGGAGATGCTGGAGTTGGCTAAGAACTACAATAAG GCTGTGGAAGAAGAGGACAAAATGACCCCAGAGCAGCTGGCAATCAAGAATGTTGGAAAACAG GATCCCAAAAGGCACTTGGAGGAGCACGTAGATGTTTTAATGACATCCAACATTGTTCAGTGCCTAGCTGCCATGCTGGATACTGTAGTTTTTCAGTAg